One Phosphitispora fastidiosa genomic region harbors:
- a CDS encoding corrinoid protein, with product MSKDNILSKLQKSIEEFDAGQAEAAAKEALAAGLDPIEAIQQGLSQGMNTISELFDEGEIFVPQILLAAEAFETAVNVLTSTISVEEKNKASLGKVLIHTVQGDIHDVGKNIVKTMLAASGFEVIDLGRDIPVDEVVAKAKELNVDIIAGSALMTTTMPAQRDILASLGEEGIRAGVKCLFGGAPVTQEWVDQIGADGYAENAAEAIKQARKLVS from the coding sequence ATGAGTAAAGACAACATCTTAAGTAAACTGCAAAAATCCATCGAAGAGTTTGATGCCGGTCAGGCCGAAGCAGCTGCAAAAGAAGCTCTGGCAGCAGGCCTGGATCCCATTGAAGCTATTCAACAGGGTCTTTCCCAGGGAATGAATACCATCAGTGAATTATTCGATGAAGGTGAAATCTTCGTACCCCAGATTCTGCTTGCTGCTGAAGCCTTTGAAACCGCAGTGAATGTACTGACTTCCACCATTTCAGTGGAAGAAAAAAATAAAGCCTCACTGGGTAAAGTTCTCATACACACGGTACAGGGGGATATCCATGACGTTGGCAAGAATATTGTCAAAACCATGCTTGCCGCCAGCGGCTTTGAAGTTATTGACCTGGGCCGGGACATCCCGGTTGACGAAGTCGTGGCTAAGGCCAAAGAGCTTAATGTGGACATTATTGCCGGTTCAGCCCTGATGACCACTACAATGCCTGCCCAGCGGGACATCTTGGCATCATTGGGCGAAGAAGGTATTAGGGCCGGGGTTAAATGCCTCTTCGGCGGCGCCCCGGTAACCCAGGAATGGGTAGACCAGATTGGCGCCGACGGGTACGCCGAAAATGCAGCCGAGGCCATCAAACAGGCCAGGAAACTGGTCAGTTAA
- a CDS encoding MtaA/CmuA family methyltransferase produces the protein MALEMTSRERVLAALRGEETDCLPVICVNQHATYEQMEKLGVGWPEAHNDGIKMAALAAGGYSILGLDAVRVPYCQTFEAEALGSGLKDGGKTNLPSINVHPLKIGDRPQFPADFLERGRIPELIKAVKLLKENIGDQVVVMAGVIGPFSIATSLLGITELLMASFKTPDAVRPYIEFAEKAGTVLANALIEAGADVIVVEDMMASLDMISPKIFRELAVPYQKMQIEQIKAPTIIHICGKLDALMPDIAKTGAAAISVEHTVDIPGALGKFREEGIKVPIIGAIDPVKTLFQGTPEAVAGEVLKGYQDGVALISPGCAVPPATTTGNLLAMVAAAREIKPGMKGGDTNE, from the coding sequence ATGGCTTTGGAAATGACTTCCCGGGAAAGGGTTTTAGCAGCTCTCCGGGGTGAAGAAACAGATTGTTTACCTGTTATCTGTGTTAACCAGCATGCTACGTATGAACAAATGGAAAAACTGGGGGTCGGGTGGCCGGAAGCACATAATGACGGTATCAAAATGGCAGCCCTGGCAGCCGGCGGCTATTCCATTTTGGGGCTGGACGCCGTCCGGGTTCCCTACTGCCAAACCTTTGAGGCCGAAGCCCTTGGATCCGGTCTGAAAGACGGTGGCAAGACGAACTTACCCAGTATTAATGTTCACCCATTGAAAATCGGCGATCGCCCCCAATTCCCCGCGGATTTTTTGGAGCGCGGCCGAATTCCTGAGCTAATCAAGGCAGTTAAACTGCTTAAGGAAAATATAGGTGATCAGGTGGTGGTAATGGCCGGTGTCATCGGCCCCTTCAGCATTGCCACAAGTCTGTTGGGAATAACGGAACTGCTGATGGCAAGTTTTAAAACACCTGATGCAGTCAGGCCATATATTGAATTCGCCGAAAAAGCCGGCACAGTTCTGGCCAATGCACTTATCGAGGCCGGGGCCGATGTAATTGTAGTGGAAGACATGATGGCCTCCCTTGATATGATCAGCCCGAAGATTTTTCGGGAACTGGCGGTTCCTTATCAGAAAATGCAAATCGAACAAATTAAAGCACCTACTATTATACACATCTGCGGCAAACTGGATGCCCTGATGCCGGATATCGCCAAAACAGGCGCTGCTGCCATCAGTGTTGAGCATACCGTTGATATTCCCGGCGCTCTTGGCAAGTTCAGGGAGGAAGGCATTAAAGTACCCATTATCGGCGCCATTGACCCTGTAAAGACCCTCTTTCAGGGGACCCCGGAAGCTGTCGCCGGGGAAGTACTAAAAGGGTATCAGGATGGTGTAGCTCTAATCTCACCCGGCTGTGCCGTCCCCCCCGCCACTACCACCGGTAATCTTCTGGCAATGGTGGCAGCTGCCCGAGAGATCAAGCCGGGAATGAAAGGAGGTGACACAAATGAGTAA
- a CDS encoding ammonium transporter produces MKTSKLILTLTMLLVFVSPGMSWAADAPVVDTGDTTFILISAAMILLMTPGLALFYGGMVRKRNVLGTTMQSVIVMALISVQWVVIGYTLAFGPDIGGFIGGLDWFGLKGVGLDPNPDYAATIPAQLFMAFQMMFAIITPALISGAVAERMRFPAYIVFILLWATLIYDPVAHWVWGVGGWIRSLGALDFAGGTVVHIISGVSALVAALVLGKRKNRASDPTLPHNIPMVVLGAALLWFGWFGFNAGSALGATGIAVAAFVNTNTAAAAAALAWLLVEWRHHGKPTVLGLVSGAIAGLVAITPAAGFVTPMAAIVIGLISGVLCYFMIAVVKGKLGYDDSLDAFGIHGIGGTWGAIATGFFATTSVNPGGANGLFYGDPSLVIKQVIAVVVTYLFAAIGTFVILKAIGLVFELRVSPEEEEAGLDITQHGEDAYRDFASGGSAIRSSKVSGHTPVIQAKSIN; encoded by the coding sequence ATGAAGACTTCCAAATTAATTCTAACTTTAACGATGCTGTTAGTATTTGTTTCGCCTGGCATGTCCTGGGCTGCTGACGCTCCGGTGGTTGATACCGGGGATACTACTTTCATTTTAATATCTGCAGCCATGATTTTGTTAATGACTCCCGGTCTGGCACTTTTTTATGGGGGCATGGTGCGTAAAAGGAATGTATTAGGTACCACAATGCAAAGTGTTATTGTGATGGCCTTGATTTCAGTACAATGGGTTGTTATAGGATATACTTTGGCTTTTGGGCCTGATATTGGTGGATTTATTGGTGGATTGGACTGGTTTGGCCTGAAGGGTGTTGGGCTGGATCCAAATCCGGATTATGCGGCAACTATTCCAGCCCAGTTATTTATGGCCTTTCAGATGATGTTTGCCATCATTACGCCGGCTCTTATTTCCGGCGCTGTTGCTGAGAGAATGAGATTTCCGGCCTACATTGTTTTTATTCTGCTTTGGGCAACATTGATTTATGACCCGGTGGCCCACTGGGTATGGGGTGTGGGTGGCTGGATCCGCAGCCTGGGCGCCCTTGATTTTGCCGGTGGTACTGTAGTGCATATAATTTCCGGGGTATCTGCTTTGGTGGCTGCTTTGGTACTTGGAAAGCGTAAAAACCGCGCCAGCGACCCCACCCTGCCGCATAACATTCCAATGGTAGTTTTGGGTGCCGCATTACTCTGGTTTGGCTGGTTTGGTTTCAATGCCGGAAGCGCCCTGGGTGCAACCGGCATTGCTGTGGCAGCTTTTGTAAACACCAATACGGCTGCAGCTGCTGCCGCGTTGGCCTGGTTATTAGTGGAATGGAGGCATCATGGCAAACCTACCGTGCTTGGCCTGGTCAGTGGGGCCATAGCCGGTCTGGTTGCCATTACCCCCGCTGCCGGTTTTGTTACACCGATGGCTGCAATTGTAATTGGTTTAATTTCCGGAGTTCTATGTTACTTCATGATTGCTGTGGTTAAGGGCAAACTTGGTTATGATGATTCTCTTGACGCCTTTGGTATTCACGGCATTGGCGGTACATGGGGGGCTATTGCAACAGGTTTTTTTGCTACCACTTCTGTTAACCCAGGGGGCGCTAACGGACTTTTCTACGGCGATCCTTCGCTGGTAATCAAACAAGTTATTGCTGTAGTGGTTACTTACCTGTTTGCCGCAATTGGCACATTTGTTATCCTGAAAGCGATTGGTCTGGTTTTTGAACTCAGGGTATCCCCCGAGGAGGAAGAAGCAGGTTTGGATATCACCCAGCATGGTGAGGATGCCTATCGGGATTTTGCCTCAGGCGGGTCGGCAATCAGAAGCTCGAAAGTATCCGGCCATACTCCGGTGATTCAAGCAAAGTCTATTAATTAG
- a CDS encoding P-II family nitrogen regulator, with the protein MKKIEAIIRPSKLDDIKDALGKFGVHGMTVTEVIGCGLQKGKKEVYRGTEYTIDLLPKIKVEIVIKDKWVDEVVRIFINTARTGEVGDGKIFVYPVENAVRIRTGEGGEDAI; encoded by the coding sequence ATGAAAAAGATTGAGGCCATTATTCGTCCCTCTAAACTGGATGATATCAAAGATGCCCTGGGCAAATTTGGTGTTCATGGCATGACAGTAACCGAAGTAATCGGATGTGGTTTGCAAAAAGGTAAAAAGGAGGTTTACAGGGGCACTGAGTATACAATTGACCTTTTACCCAAGATAAAAGTGGAAATTGTTATCAAGGATAAATGGGTTGACGAGGTTGTCAGGATATTTATCAATACGGCGCGAACCGGTGAAGTAGGTGATGGCAAAATATTTGTTTACCCTGTCGAAAATGCTGTCCGCATTAGAACCGGTGAGGGCGGGGAAGATGCCATTTGA
- a CDS encoding ANTAR domain-containing response regulator: MGEARVVIADPDAQSRKALKAILNQAGHLVTGEAEDGLTALKLIRTRQPDLVILDARMAVMDGSEFAYIVEEDGLAPIILLTSGDQFAIQKETDEQQLFAYAIKPVTEQSLLPVIDIVIKNYTRIRTLEQEVSRLKDVIATRKLVEKAKGILMDSYKLTESEAFKRIQKQSMNKRVSMKSVAKAIILAHEINM, from the coding sequence TTGGGGGAAGCAAGGGTGGTCATAGCAGACCCGGACGCCCAGTCACGAAAAGCGCTTAAAGCGATACTTAACCAGGCGGGACATCTGGTTACCGGAGAGGCGGAAGACGGTTTAACGGCCCTGAAGCTGATAAGAACCAGACAGCCTGACCTGGTAATTTTAGATGCCAGAATGGCTGTTATGGATGGCTCCGAATTTGCTTATATAGTCGAAGAGGACGGTTTAGCTCCGATAATATTGTTGACTTCCGGAGATCAGTTTGCCATACAAAAAGAAACTGATGAGCAGCAGCTCTTCGCTTATGCTATCAAGCCGGTTACCGAGCAGAGCCTGCTTCCCGTTATTGACATCGTGATCAAGAACTACACGAGAATCAGAACTCTTGAACAGGAGGTATCAAGGCTCAAGGACGTTATTGCAACCAGAAAACTGGTCGAAAAGGCCAAGGGAATTCTGATGGATAGTTATAAGCTGACCGAAAGCGAGGCCTTTAAAAGGATCCAGAAACAGAGCATGAATAAGCGTGTATCGATGAAATCTGTGGCCAAGGCAATCATTCTGGCTCATGAAATAAACATGTAA
- the glnA gene encoding type I glutamate--ammonia ligase: MDKKQVLEKAREMNVKFVRLQFTDIYGVMKNMAITVEQLEKALDGELMFDGSSIEGFTRIEESDMYLRPDPDTFLVFPWRPKDGSVARLICDVYMPDGTPFEGDPRYVLKKALKEAADMGYSMYVGPEAEFFLFLVDEHGRPTTVTHDTAGYFDLTPVDLGENARRDMVLNLEQMGFEIEASHHEVAQGQHEIDFKYADALDVADKVMTFKLVVRTIAQRHGLHATFMPKPIFGINGSGMHINQSLFKNGANAFYDPNGMKKLSEEAYYYIGGLLKHARSFAALTNPTVNSYKRLVPGYEAPVYLAWSAANRSALVRIPAKRGASTRVELRNPDPSCNPYLAIAAALSAGLDGIKNKISPPAEMAANIYNMTAAERDSAGIQSLPASLAEAVEELKQNEVMKKMLGEHVFNKFVAGKQIEWDNYRIRVSQWEIDSYLSTY; the protein is encoded by the coding sequence ATGGATAAGAAACAAGTATTGGAAAAAGCAAGAGAAATGAATGTAAAGTTCGTCCGCTTGCAGTTTACCGACATTTACGGGGTGATGAAAAACATGGCCATTACTGTTGAACAGCTGGAAAAGGCCCTTGACGGTGAATTAATGTTTGACGGCTCTTCTATCGAAGGCTTTACCCGGATTGAAGAATCCGACATGTACCTGAGACCTGACCCGGATACCTTCCTGGTCTTTCCATGGAGGCCTAAAGATGGCTCGGTTGCCAGACTGATCTGTGATGTTTATATGCCGGACGGAACTCCCTTTGAAGGTGACCCCCGTTATGTCCTCAAAAAGGCCCTTAAGGAAGCGGCTGATATGGGTTACTCCATGTATGTAGGCCCTGAGGCCGAGTTTTTTCTCTTCCTGGTTGATGAACACGGCAGGCCTACTACGGTTACCCATGACACTGCCGGTTACTTTGACCTGACTCCTGTGGACCTGGGTGAAAACGCCCGCCGCGACATGGTGTTAAATCTGGAGCAGATGGGATTTGAAATTGAGGCTTCACACCACGAGGTGGCTCAGGGACAGCATGAAATTGATTTCAAATATGCTGATGCCCTTGATGTTGCTGACAAAGTAATGACTTTTAAGCTGGTTGTCAGGACAATCGCGCAGCGCCACGGACTGCATGCCACCTTTATGCCAAAGCCGATATTTGGGATTAACGGCTCTGGAATGCATATCAACCAGTCACTTTTTAAAAATGGCGCCAACGCCTTTTATGACCCCAATGGCATGAAGAAACTCAGTGAGGAAGCCTATTACTATATTGGCGGTTTATTAAAACATGCTCGCTCCTTTGCTGCCCTAACTAATCCAACAGTGAACTCCTACAAAAGGCTGGTTCCCGGATATGAAGCTCCTGTTTACCTGGCCTGGTCAGCAGCTAACAGAAGCGCCCTGGTACGAATCCCTGCCAAGCGCGGCGCCAGTACCCGTGTTGAGCTGAGAAACCCGGACCCGTCCTGCAATCCGTACCTTGCTATAGCTGCCGCCCTTTCTGCCGGTTTAGACGGTATCAAAAACAAAATCAGTCCTCCCGCAGAAATGGCCGCTAACATATACAATATGACAGCTGCGGAAAGAGATTCTGCCGGAATTCAGAGCCTGCCGGCCAGCCTGGCAGAAGCGGTGGAGGAACTGAAGCAGAACGAGGTTATGAAAAAAATGCTGGGTGAACATGTGTTTAACAAGTTTGTAGCAGGCAAACAGATAGAATGGGATAATTACAGGATAAGAGTCAGTCAGTGGGAAATCGACTCTTATTTAAGCACATATTAA
- a CDS encoding TetR/AcrR family transcriptional regulator, with amino-acid sequence MTDQTMRERKKEATKAGILNAAIELINTNGFTATTMQHIAGKADVALRTLYNYFPSKESIVATYLHIVVEDQARKRWDQIISLDSTYNRLLAMCRISAQWMTENATLIEVYALDPRHYFYGVETDEIPRSGYEDFVEQVVTLGQNQGDISPMFSAAVITQHYMGVYYSNILTWLGNPEQDLLEIFKEGLDVFYQGIKAESVDAGVVLAGMFF; translated from the coding sequence ATGACTGACCAGACAATGCGGGAACGTAAAAAAGAAGCTACCAAAGCCGGAATTTTAAATGCCGCCATAGAACTGATAAACACAAATGGTTTTACGGCAACCACCATGCAGCATATAGCCGGGAAAGCGGATGTAGCCCTGAGGACCCTCTACAATTATTTTCCTTCCAAAGAATCCATTGTAGCAACATATCTGCATATTGTTGTCGAGGACCAGGCCCGAAAAAGATGGGATCAGATTATCAGCCTGGACTCAACTTATAACCGGCTGCTGGCTATGTGCCGGATATCAGCCCAATGGATGACCGAAAATGCTACTTTAATTGAGGTTTATGCATTAGACCCGCGGCATTACTTTTACGGAGTGGAAACCGATGAAATACCAAGGAGTGGTTATGAGGATTTTGTAGAACAAGTGGTTACCCTGGGGCAGAACCAGGGGGATATTTCCCCTATGTTTTCTGCTGCCGTGATTACTCAGCATTATATGGGTGTTTATTACTCGAATATTCTTACCTGGCTGGGGAACCCCGAGCAGGACTTGCTGGAGATATTTAAAGAGGGGCTGGATGTTTTTTATCAAGGGATAAAAGCAGAAAGTGTTGATGCCGGGGTTGTTCTTGCAGGGATGTTTTTTTGA
- a CDS encoding efflux RND transporter permease subunit encodes MKITELAIKRPSAMSMIIMFFVVMGMFGYSKIGSDLFPKANIPVVTIISVYPGAGAEEMENQVVDEIEEAVSSLSGLKDTRSWIAEGIATTVMEFTMATDVDIASMDAQKAVDRVMMKLPQDMEKPIVQKVDMNADPVLILAVSGERPLNELYEIANDTVKERLQTVPGVASINIVGGKKQQVRVEIDRVKLESYGLSVNQVVGLLRAENLNVPSGNIKGDTMRYDVRLVGEFQCLADIEKLPVPLPAGATVPLREIASVKNSFAEVEEYSRLNDNEAVGLIIQKQSDASIVDTAEGLRDELDSLKAVMPQDINIVVSDDSSTFTKDSLADTQRTLVEGVIMTGLVLLFFLREWRSLVIVMLAIPTSIIATFMMMYFFGYTFNMLSLMGLSLCVGILVDDSIVVLENIHRHLRMGKDADTAAIEGRGEIGMAAIAITLSDVVVFGPIAFMQGMVGQMFKQFGLTVVVATLFSLFVSFTLTPMMAAKFYKYVPDSGQKKKKNRLWEWIGSKTGSLGEFITAIYRKTLVWALDNRLKVIAVVLAGVIASLCLIPVIGFEFMTKADQGKFKVTVEMPPGTTLNVTDKVVRNLEGRLEKIPEVSHTFSTVGGGTSNTSFIGGASSPHLASIQVILKPKNERDKSVWEVADIARGWEDYPGVTIKILEAQMAGLNYMEAPIMVEIRGSDMNVLTDLAGKVRGIVEKTPGTDDVYMSWEENAQPEFKVVIDRDKSSAMGLTTAEVAQAMRAAMAGEEASTVTIDNKEMDIWVQLSDVNRKSPEDIGNITVSNRFGQTYLVKQLADIIPAKGPTEIRHKNRSRMVTVLANYKGESLSTIVNNIETEVAKLDIPNGYDIGYDGEIKQMNDSNTDLAQALVLSLVLVYMILVVLYESFLTPFIRMLSLPCGIIGAMLALLLTGNTLNILSIIGLIMLEGLAAKNGTLLIDYTNTLMERGASLRDALLEAGTTRLRPIFMTSTTMIFGMLPTAMALAAGSEIRRGMGIVLVGGLLTSTILTPILIPVAYTLLDDLKQRLIRKIRKRRENRAAVSG; translated from the coding sequence ATGAAGATAACTGAACTTGCGATTAAACGTCCATCGGCAATGTCGATGATTATAATGTTTTTCGTAGTCATGGGTATGTTTGGCTATTCTAAAATTGGTTCTGACCTGTTTCCGAAGGCTAATATTCCTGTTGTTACCATTATCAGTGTCTACCCCGGCGCGGGGGCGGAGGAAATGGAAAACCAGGTGGTTGATGAGATAGAGGAGGCCGTCTCCTCACTTAGCGGTCTGAAAGACACCAGGTCGTGGATTGCTGAGGGGATAGCCACAACTGTAATGGAATTCACCATGGCCACAGATGTTGACATAGCATCAATGGATGCCCAGAAGGCTGTCGACAGGGTGATGATGAAACTGCCCCAAGACATGGAAAAACCCATTGTCCAGAAGGTGGATATGAATGCTGATCCCGTACTCATCCTGGCGGTTTCCGGAGAACGTCCTTTAAACGAGCTTTATGAGATAGCAAATGATACCGTTAAGGAACGTCTGCAGACAGTACCCGGAGTAGCTTCGATTAATATTGTTGGAGGCAAAAAACAACAGGTCAGGGTAGAGATTGACCGTGTTAAGCTGGAGTCTTACGGCTTGTCTGTTAATCAGGTGGTCGGGCTCTTACGGGCAGAGAATCTCAATGTCCCCAGTGGCAACATCAAGGGGGATACAATGCGTTATGACGTGAGGCTGGTGGGGGAATTCCAATGCCTTGCCGATATTGAAAAACTGCCGGTTCCACTTCCGGCAGGAGCAACTGTCCCGCTTCGGGAAATCGCCTCAGTAAAAAATTCTTTCGCTGAGGTGGAAGAATACAGCCGGCTTAACGACAATGAGGCTGTAGGGCTGATTATTCAGAAACAGAGTGATGCCAGTATTGTCGACACCGCTGAGGGTCTCAGGGATGAACTGGACAGCTTAAAAGCTGTTATGCCGCAGGATATCAATATTGTAGTATCAGACGACAGTTCCACCTTTACTAAAGACTCCCTGGCAGATACACAGCGTACTCTGGTGGAAGGCGTTATTATGACCGGGTTGGTACTCCTGTTTTTCCTTCGGGAATGGCGGTCACTGGTTATAGTAATGCTGGCAATTCCTACATCGATTATCGCTACGTTTATGATGATGTACTTCTTTGGGTATACCTTTAATATGCTGTCACTCATGGGGCTGTCCCTGTGTGTCGGTATCCTGGTTGATGATTCCATTGTGGTTCTGGAAAATATCCACCGTCATTTGAGGATGGGCAAAGACGCTGACACAGCGGCTATAGAGGGGCGTGGGGAAATTGGCATGGCTGCTATTGCCATCACTCTTTCCGATGTGGTGGTCTTTGGACCGATTGCCTTTATGCAGGGTATGGTAGGACAGATGTTTAAACAGTTTGGTCTTACCGTGGTTGTGGCTACCCTGTTCTCACTTTTTGTGTCATTTACCCTTACTCCGATGATGGCTGCCAAGTTTTATAAATATGTTCCCGATAGCGGGCAGAAGAAGAAAAAAAATCGCCTCTGGGAATGGATTGGCAGTAAAACCGGAAGTCTGGGTGAGTTTATAACAGCAATTTACCGGAAGACACTTGTCTGGGCGCTGGATAACCGCTTAAAAGTTATTGCCGTGGTACTCGCAGGTGTAATCGCTTCCCTTTGTCTGATTCCCGTAATCGGCTTCGAATTTATGACCAAGGCTGACCAGGGTAAGTTTAAAGTAACTGTGGAAATGCCGCCGGGAACAACTCTGAACGTAACTGACAAGGTTGTCAGGAACCTGGAAGGCAGGCTGGAAAAGATTCCTGAGGTGTCACATACCTTTTCTACTGTAGGCGGCGGAACCAGTAACACAAGTTTCATCGGTGGCGCCAGTTCACCTCACCTGGCAAGCATCCAGGTAATCCTGAAGCCCAAAAACGAGAGGGACAAAAGTGTCTGGGAAGTTGCCGACATAGCCCGCGGCTGGGAAGATTACCCAGGAGTTACCATAAAAATTCTGGAGGCCCAGATGGCAGGTCTCAATTATATGGAAGCTCCTATTATGGTGGAGATCCGCGGGTCAGATATGAACGTCCTGACAGACCTGGCCGGGAAAGTCCGGGGAATAGTAGAGAAAACACCCGGAACTGATGATGTCTACATGTCATGGGAGGAAAACGCTCAGCCCGAATTCAAGGTGGTTATAGACCGTGACAAGTCATCAGCCATGGGTCTAACCACCGCCGAGGTGGCTCAGGCGATGCGGGCTGCCATGGCCGGTGAGGAGGCCTCAACTGTAACCATTGACAACAAGGAAATGGATATTTGGGTTCAGTTAAGCGATGTCAACCGGAAAAGCCCGGAAGACATAGGAAATATAACTGTTTCCAACCGTTTTGGACAGACATATTTAGTTAAGCAGCTCGCTGACATAATTCCTGCCAAGGGTCCTACCGAAATCAGACATAAAAACAGGTCCCGGATGGTAACAGTCCTGGCAAATTACAAGGGTGAATCTCTGTCAACAATTGTAAACAACATTGAGACCGAAGTTGCCAAACTTGATATACCTAATGGTTATGATATCGGCTATGACGGTGAGATAAAGCAGATGAATGATTCCAATACAGACCTGGCTCAGGCCCTGGTTTTGTCTCTGGTGCTTGTTTATATGATTCTGGTGGTCCTTTATGAATCATTCTTGACCCCTTTTATCCGAATGCTCTCTCTCCCCTGCGGGATTATCGGGGCCATGCTTGCTCTCCTGCTGACGGGCAACACCCTGAACATCCTGTCAATAATAGGCCTAATTATGCTTGAGGGTTTAGCGGCTAAAAACGGTACACTGCTGATTGACTATACCAACACACTGATGGAGAGGGGCGCAAGCCTTAGGGATGCACTGTTGGAGGCAGGGACAACAAGACTCAGGCCTATTTTTATGACTTCAACTACAATGATTTTTGGGATGCTTCCTACTGCCATGGCCCTGGCTGCGGGCTCGGAGATTAGGAGGGGGATGGGTATTGTATTGGTTGGGGGGCTCTTGACCTCCACCATTCTGACCCCCATTTTAATTCCGGTTGCTTATACCCTTTTGGATGACCTGAAACAGCGGCTGATACGGAAAATAAGAAAAAGAAGAGAAAACAGGGCTGCAGTGAGCGGCTAA
- a CDS encoding zinc ribbon domain-containing protein yields the protein MSFFKKLTDTAKSTANTLSSKSQELYTAGRLKIEQTQIEGKIKDKKTQLGDLVYKAFASGLEPGSAAAAVCEEIKDLERQVAELDQKMQEEQAQGQQAGQQAAGQQPPLSEQASQQSAAAANCPRCGAAVEPGGKFCPGCGGQL from the coding sequence ATGAGTTTTTTCAAGAAGCTGACGGATACTGCCAAGAGTACTGCTAATACACTCAGTTCAAAGTCACAGGAACTTTATACTGCAGGGAGATTGAAAATAGAGCAGACACAAATTGAGGGCAAGATTAAGGACAAGAAAACACAACTGGGAGATCTGGTCTATAAGGCTTTCGCGTCAGGACTGGAACCAGGCAGTGCGGCTGCTGCGGTTTGTGAGGAAATCAAGGACCTGGAAAGACAGGTTGCTGAGCTTGACCAGAAGATGCAGGAAGAACAGGCACAGGGACAGCAGGCCGGACAGCAAGCTGCCGGACAGCAGCCGCCGTTGTCGGAGCAGGCTTCACAACAGTCTGCCGCTGCAGCCAACTGCCCCAGATGTGGGGCTGCGGTTGAGCCGGGAGGCAAATTTTGCCCGGGGTGCGGCGGTCAACTGTAA
- a CDS encoding stage II sporulation protein M, giving the protein MEQIKQSALTDHFNPVFFTLCFGSPVCAFIVSLFIISAITASGGETSLTGQCLTEFLTYYDQYMVNEFLKIFSNNFFIVVLLVYFTPLALLLRRVWQKLRSRSDDISAFEKVLLYLFPAIFLIRQAVNIAVILNGTSTSISKNVMLIFTGIILPHGLPELLAVSLAGAIGMEVTRRVLFSNVSGPLVKARVLGLLGVFTALCAFVEVYFTPKIFSILMVATGIN; this is encoded by the coding sequence ATGGAACAGATTAAGCAAAGCGCTTTAACCGATCACTTTAATCCGGTGTTTTTTACCCTGTGCTTTGGCAGCCCTGTTTGTGCCTTTATAGTATCACTCTTTATAATTAGCGCCATAACCGCATCCGGAGGAGAGACTTCACTTACCGGTCAGTGTCTCACAGAGTTTCTGACGTATTACGACCAATATATGGTGAATGAATTCCTGAAGATATTTTCGAACAATTTTTTTATTGTTGTGCTGCTGGTATATTTCACACCTCTTGCCCTTCTCCTGCGCAGGGTATGGCAGAAATTGCGCAGCCGGAGTGACGATATTTCGGCATTTGAGAAGGTGCTGTTGTACCTGTTCCCAGCTATTTTTCTGATTCGCCAGGCAGTGAACATTGCTGTTATTTTAAACGGGACTTCTACAAGTATCAGCAAAAATGTGATGCTTATCTTTACGGGAATTATTCTCCCGCATGGACTCCCCGAACTGCTTGCAGTAAGCCTGGCCGGTGCAATTGGCATGGAAGTAACCAGAAGGGTACTTTTTTCCAATGTTTCCGGCCCCCTTGTAAAAGCCCGGGTATTGGGGCTATTAGGGGTCTTTACTGCCTTATGCGCTTTTGTTGAGGTATATTTTACTCCGAAGATCTTTTCAATATTAATGGTGGCCACGGGAATCAATTAA
- a CDS encoding YkvA family protein → MNLEAIKDLIKPVLKRMPAYLKLAWALSREPSLTTGQKALLAMGAFYAVSPVDLVPGFIPVAGQIDDILVALGSLKMVLKGLPPEIAARYQTEYGITIEEIDSDLDAAKRILAALLGKAVKLSAKGIYLTGRAGLRLLGKLVKQRKMKI, encoded by the coding sequence GTGAATCTTGAGGCAATCAAGGATTTAATAAAACCGGTGCTCAAAAGAATGCCCGCTTATTTAAAGCTGGCATGGGCATTATCCAGAGAGCCTTCACTGACAACCGGACAAAAGGCGTTATTGGCTATGGGCGCCTTTTATGCCGTTTCACCGGTTGACCTTGTTCCGGGATTTATCCCGGTTGCAGGACAAATAGATGATATATTGGTTGCTTTAGGAAGTCTTAAAATGGTCCTGAAAGGTCTGCCACCGGAAATCGCAGCCCGCTATCAGACTGAATATGGGATCACAATAGAAGAAATCGACAGTGACCTGGATGCTGCCAAACGAATTTTGGCAGCATTGCTGGGGAAGGCAGTCAAATTATCTGCTAAAGGGATATATCTGACCGGCAGGGCAGGTTTGAGATTGTTAGGAAAACTTGTGAAGCAGCGAAAAATGAAAATATAA